The following proteins are co-located in the Flammeovirga kamogawensis genome:
- a CDS encoding tetratricopeptide repeat protein has product MEEYSQGLELIKSGEYTEAVAYFNAVIANNNKNVGAFYHRSVARYKMKAFDGAIGDINKAIDLNPLNADFFSHRGVVLHMQGNSKRALLDFDKAQKLEPENPFRYSSRAFIKANMKDVDGAIEDYRKAIELDPDDAIAHNNLGIIQEQRGAWDKAQEHYKKSNELVGYEGINTDKQEVTELLDDWKKEKAAQEEKQRQIIQEKAALAQAKAEQHNVKGGYWSIVKSVFTDKSMFSEFIAFIKNGFKLPKQED; this is encoded by the coding sequence ATGGAAGAGTACAGTCAAGGATTAGAATTAATAAAATCGGGTGAGTATACCGAAGCCGTTGCTTACTTTAATGCAGTTATTGCAAATAATAATAAAAATGTAGGTGCTTTTTATCATAGATCTGTAGCACGTTACAAAATGAAGGCTTTTGATGGTGCAATTGGGGATATTAATAAAGCAATAGACCTTAACCCATTAAATGCCGACTTCTTTTCGCACCGTGGTGTTGTGTTGCACATGCAAGGCAATTCTAAACGTGCCTTGTTAGACTTTGATAAAGCACAGAAATTAGAACCTGAAAATCCTTTTAGGTATTCTAGTAGAGCTTTTATTAAAGCAAACATGAAAGATGTTGATGGTGCAATTGAAGATTATAGAAAGGCAATTGAACTCGATCCTGATGATGCTATTGCACATAATAACTTAGGTATTATACAAGAGCAAAGAGGGGCGTGGGATAAAGCACAAGAGCATTATAAAAAATCTAATGAACTTGTTGGTTACGAAGGTATTAATACCGATAAACAAGAAGTAACTGAATTATTAGACGATTGGAAAAAAGAAAAAGCTGCTCAGGAAGAAAAGCAACGTCAAATAATTCAGGAAAAAGCCGCTTTAGCACAAGCAAAGGCAGAGCAACATAATGTTAAAGGTGGATATTGGAGTATTGTAAAAAGTGTTTTTACAGATAAATCAATGTTTTCTGAGTTCATAGCTTTTATAAAAAATGGTTTTAAGCTTCCAAAACAGGAAGATTAA
- a CDS encoding prephenate dehydrogenase/arogenate dehydrogenase family protein translates to MELIKQKIGVIGGSQGLGSWVVKYFRAQGIETRFSSNDEKSEFESNIQLADWADIVVLAVPISAMSNVMEEVFPALDDKYLIEVCSVKKFVVEKYQSLRQIYSEVLPKYCSIHPMFSPQIKSFDGNVVLFNYNDGADDLEKALKNLFIQDKGVVKDVEYIKHDKLMGLVQGLNHFNVFVSAKTMARYNEDFEDIKSVASPPYRIFIVFYTRYVMQNPMLYADIQMRNEYVYEVVRIFRDEMNKLFDIIQTRDRDLFMDYITEMQGFFDQNRQDIEVSSHLMQKLSQKLGDL, encoded by the coding sequence GTGGAACTGATCAAGCAAAAAATAGGAGTTATTGGAGGAAGCCAAGGTTTAGGTAGTTGGGTAGTGAAATATTTTCGCGCTCAAGGTATAGAAACACGCTTCTCTTCTAATGATGAAAAAAGTGAATTTGAATCAAATATTCAGTTAGCTGATTGGGCTGATATTGTGGTACTTGCAGTGCCTATTTCAGCCATGTCTAATGTGATGGAAGAAGTGTTCCCGGCATTAGATGATAAGTATCTGATAGAGGTCTGTTCAGTGAAAAAATTTGTTGTAGAAAAATATCAATCTTTACGACAAATTTATTCTGAGGTATTGCCAAAATATTGTTCTATTCACCCAATGTTTAGTCCACAGATCAAAAGCTTTGACGGAAACGTAGTCTTGTTTAATTACAATGATGGAGCCGATGATTTAGAAAAAGCCTTGAAAAACCTTTTTATTCAGGATAAAGGAGTTGTTAAAGATGTTGAATACATAAAGCACGATAAGCTGATGGGACTCGTTCAAGGGCTAAATCACTTTAATGTTTTTGTTTCTGCAAAGACAATGGCTCGTTATAACGAAGATTTTGAAGATATTAAGAGTGTTGCATCACCTCCATATCGTATCTTTATCGTTTTCTATACTAGATATGTAATGCAGAACCCTATGTTGTATGCAGATATTCAAATGCGCAATGAATATGTATATGAAGTTGTTCGCATTTTTAGAGACGAAATGAATAAATTATTTGATATCATTCAAACAAGAGATAGAGATTTATTCATGGATTACATCACAGAAATGCAAGGGTTCTTTGATCAAAACAGACAAGATATAGAAGTTTCTTCTCACTTAATGCAAAAATTGAGTCAGAAACTTGGAGATTTGTAG
- a CDS encoding M13 family metallopeptidase — MKKKIHCLLFLAFTLLVSCDKQQEQNVSSEDPIKLYDLDSTVAPQDNFYLYANGGWLKNADIPKDRGSWGNYTSLRLRNNLLLKNLLETGYNSSTYTKGSNQEKAIKFFHVGMDSAQIEQKGKDYLLALLEKIEGIETYFDLQHVITLLHQHQINPFFKPTVFQDLHSNKRLVLYLELSGISIHNTDFYALQDSNSIHLRVDYVKHISNMFKLIGYTDKTALNTAKTAYMVEENIAEQYNLSVKNHNHKQYYNPKSTKELTDICQTIIWKEYLKDIGSETDTVVVTNTTYFSSIDAIILKNGLPKIKNYLKWRLIHFSAPYLPYAFVEEDFRYFGKKRDGLLKQPPRWKSVLAATNKSVGFAVGEMYIEKHFNPDSKVIIGEMIQNIKQYAYNYFDKVEWMDPLTRKMAKKKVKALTVKVGYPDKFPSYKALELSNNYLKNVLKGNAWNFKSKINQSNTDRSTKKWIITPQTVNAYYHTLYNEFVITAGILQPPFFYIDADIAINYGAIGTVIAHEITHGFDNIGREYNAEGKVQNWWSAKDYYAFKDRTKRLVDQFNKYEPIPGVHVNGNLTLNENIADLSGLSLAYNTFEQQYSYEVAPPNKINGFTAEQRFFLSWATLWRSKTRAEVMRTKLLTETHSPGEFRVNGPLSNFTPFYNAFNVKKGNKMWRSENDRVVIW, encoded by the coding sequence ATGAAAAAGAAGATACACTGTCTATTATTTTTAGCTTTTACTTTATTGGTAAGTTGTGATAAACAACAAGAACAAAATGTATCTTCTGAAGATCCTATTAAGCTTTATGACTTAGATAGTACGGTTGCTCCTCAAGACAATTTTTATCTTTATGCAAATGGTGGGTGGCTAAAAAATGCTGATATCCCTAAAGACAGAGGTAGTTGGGGAAATTATACCTCTTTAAGGTTAAGAAATAATTTATTACTCAAAAACCTTCTTGAAACAGGTTATAATTCTAGTACATACACAAAGGGATCTAACCAAGAAAAAGCCATAAAGTTCTTTCATGTGGGGATGGACTCTGCACAAATTGAACAAAAAGGTAAAGACTATTTACTTGCTCTTTTAGAAAAAATTGAAGGTATAGAAACGTATTTTGACCTACAACATGTAATTACTCTTTTGCATCAACACCAAATAAACCCATTCTTTAAGCCTACCGTTTTTCAAGATTTACACTCCAATAAACGTCTTGTTTTATATTTAGAACTTTCTGGCATCAGTATTCATAATACAGATTTTTATGCGCTACAAGATTCAAACTCTATTCACTTAAGAGTAGATTATGTAAAGCACATCAGTAATATGTTTAAATTAATTGGATATACTGATAAAACAGCTTTGAATACTGCTAAAACGGCTTATATGGTAGAAGAAAACATTGCCGAACAATATAATTTATCCGTAAAAAACCATAACCATAAACAGTACTACAACCCTAAATCGACAAAAGAACTTACAGATATTTGTCAGACTATTATCTGGAAAGAATACCTTAAAGATATTGGCTCTGAAACTGATACTGTTGTTGTTACTAATACTACTTATTTTTCTAGTATTGATGCTATCATTTTAAAAAATGGATTACCTAAAATAAAGAATTATCTAAAATGGAGACTAATTCATTTTTCGGCTCCTTACTTACCTTATGCTTTTGTAGAAGAAGATTTTAGGTATTTCGGGAAAAAGAGAGATGGTTTACTAAAACAACCTCCAAGATGGAAATCTGTTTTAGCAGCAACAAATAAAAGTGTGGGTTTTGCTGTTGGAGAAATGTATATCGAAAAACATTTTAACCCAGACTCTAAGGTAATTATTGGTGAAATGATCCAGAATATTAAACAGTATGCTTATAACTATTTTGATAAAGTTGAATGGATGGACCCTTTGACCAGAAAAATGGCAAAGAAGAAAGTAAAAGCATTAACTGTAAAGGTAGGCTATCCAGATAAATTCCCTTCTTATAAAGCATTAGAACTCTCTAACAATTATTTAAAAAATGTATTGAAAGGAAATGCTTGGAATTTTAAATCAAAAATTAACCAATCGAATACTGATAGAAGTACTAAAAAATGGATTATTACCCCACAAACTGTAAATGCTTATTACCATACGCTATACAATGAATTTGTAATTACTGCAGGTATTTTACAACCTCCATTCTTTTATATTGATGCAGATATAGCCATTAATTATGGTGCTATAGGCACAGTAATAGCACACGAAATTACACATGGCTTTGATAATATTGGAAGAGAATACAATGCTGAAGGAAAGGTCCAAAATTGGTGGAGTGCTAAAGATTATTATGCTTTTAAAGACAGAACTAAAAGGCTTGTAGACCAATTTAATAAATACGAGCCAATTCCTGGTGTACATGTAAATGGAAACCTTACATTAAATGAAAATATTGCTGATTTGAGTGGCTTATCTCTTGCTTACAATACATTTGAGCAACAATATTCTTATGAGGTAGCCCCTCCTAATAAAATTAATGGTTTTACTGCAGAACAAAGGTTCTTCTTGTCTTGGGCAACATTATGGCGTTCAAAAACAAGAGCTGAGGTTATGAGAACTAAACTATTAACTGAAACCCACTCTCCAGGAGAATTTAGGGTAAATGGTCCGCTTTCTAACTTCACTCCTTTTTATAATGCTTT